CACGGCGACCACGACAAGGCGCCGTCACCCAAGTCGAAGAAGCACCACCCGAAGGCGCCGCCCAAGCACCACGGCCACCACGCCCCTCCCCCGGAGCCGGACCTTCCGCCGCCTGCTGAGCCGCCGTACGGAGGGGAGCCACCGGCCGCTCCGGCGCCCGACGCCCAGACCCCGCCGTGGCCGTTCCCGTGGCCGCGCCCGCCGGGCACCGGGCagtggccgccgctgccgccgttccCTTCCCACCCGCCGCCCGTCCCCGCGTGGCCGTGGCCGCACAACCCGGGGAGCAACCcgtggccgccgctgcctccgttCCCGTTCCACCCGCCGCCGTTCCCGGCGTGGCCGCACCCCGGCCCCGGTGGCAAGTGTCCGCCGCTGCCCCCGTTCCCGTtccacccgccgccgtccccggcgtggccgtggccgcACCCGGGGCCAGGGGGCAagtggccgccgctgccgccgttcccgttccacccgccgccgctcccggcgTGGCCGTGGCCTCACCCGGCCA
This genomic interval from Panicum virgatum strain AP13 chromosome 8K, P.virgatum_v5, whole genome shotgun sequence contains the following:
- the LOC120645337 gene encoding basic proline-rich protein-like, whose protein sequence is MAPRTASTHVEAHVRVSYVVALAIALLSPSCVASSRSLLLSSSFADALEGIQTADLAPAVPEQPAVDAIPPVGTPESSAPAAVSPSLAVLEPPATDTAPALQPPEPAPVAAVPPPWTAYHGQLGKSKHGDHDKAPSPKSKKHHPKAPPKHHGHHAPPPEPDLPPPAEPPYGGEPPAAPAPDAQTPPWPFPWPRPPGTGQWPPLPPFPSHPPPVPAWPWPHNPGSNPWPPLPPFPFHPPPFPAWPHPGPGGKCPPLPPFPFHPPPSPAWPWPHPGPGGKWPPLPPFPFHPPPLPAWPWPHPASPWTPAPRSLHGTAGAPPTTAQQDPKN